Proteins from one Triticum aestivum cultivar Chinese Spring chromosome 7A, IWGSC CS RefSeq v2.1, whole genome shotgun sequence genomic window:
- the LOC123150724 gene encoding phosphate transporter PHO1-3 produces MDAANPQSHAAHISTPYPMASFETPAHRCHHHSCGELHCSALRPPMVKFSKQFEGQLVPEWKEAFVDYWLLKKDIKKLQAAAGAEAAPRPAQCQAPVAASHWVMRLPFLNPHGHHKEHGAIQVHRKLASSGNHGAVAGEVYETEVLDAAGFAGAEAEAARAFFQRLDEQLNKVNRFYERKEGEFLERGVCLRRQLQILVELKAAVTEARRRGGSSAAGSADPEDPSVSCSILHGDQSLRGITEQEHESQEKLADDATAKNTDEGEDHLSISEGLGDSGRIEKPREEAANKLRTYSGRAVTCQGRSVRINIPVTTPSRTVFAIRELLFDDMLSQSRKTGGNGGDGSEKLSINKKKVHQAEKMIRGALVELYKGLGYLKTYRSLNMLAFVKILKKFDKVTAKEVQTIYLKVVESSYFNSSDKAIRLMDDVEELFVRHFASGDKRKAMKYLKPNQKEESHATTFFIGLFTGAFVALFIGYCIMAHIAGMYTQQSNKVYMSTSYPVLSMFSLFFLHLFLYGCNIFMWRKTRINYAFIFEFAPTKELKYRDVFLICTTSMTIVVGVMFAHLILIVKGYSSSTVQAIPGCLLLVFLLVLVCPFKILYRSSRCHFLIAIRNIILTPFYKVVMVDFFMADQLCSQVPLLRTLEYLACYYITSSYKTQDYGYCTRVKHFRDLAYAVSFLPYYWRAMQCARRWFDEGDINHIVNLGKYVSAMLAAGTKVAYENDNSAGWLSLVVIVSSVATIYQLYWDFVKDWGLLQFNSKNPWLRNDLILKQKYVYFISMGLNLLLRLAWLQTVIHPNIGSLDSRVTLFFLAALEVIRRGLWNFYRLENEHLNNAGKFRAVKVVPLPFHEVEED; encoded by the exons ATGGACGCTGCTAACCCACAGTCGCATGCGGCTCATATAAGTACGCCTTACCCCATGGCTTCCTTTGAGACACCTGCACACCGGTGCCACCACCACAGCTGCGGCGAGCTGCACTGCTCCGCCCTGAGGCCGCCAATGGTGAAGTTCTCCAAGCAGTTCGAGGGCCAGCTCGTGCCAGAGTGGAAGGAGGCCTTCGTCGACTACTGGCTGCtcaagaaggacatcaagaagctgcagGCCGCCGCAGGAGCCGAGGCGGCGCCACGGCCGGCGCAGTGCCAAGCGCCCGTGGCTGCCAGCCACTGGGTGATGAGGCTCCCGTTCCTCAACCCCCATGGCCACCACAAGGAGCACGGCGCCATACAG GTGCACAGAAAGCTGGCGAGCAGCGGCAACCACGGCGCGGTGGCCGGAGAGGTGTACGAGACGGAGGTTCTGGACGCGGCAGGGTTTGCCGGCGCCGAGGCGGAGGCGGCGAGGGCCTTCTTCCAGAGGCTGGACGAGCAGCTGAACAAGGTGAACCGATTCTACGAGAGGAAGGAGGGGGAGTTCCTGGAGCGCGGGGTGTGCCTCAGGCGGCAGCTGCAGATCCTCGTCGAGCTCAAGGCCGCCGTCACTGAGGCGCGGCGTCGCGGGGGCTCATCGGCGGCGGGGAGCGCCGACCCGGAGGACCCGTCCGTGTCTTGTTCTATCCTGCATG GAGATCAATCCCTCAGGGGCATTACAGAGCAAGAACACGAAAGTCAAGAAAAGCTCGCCGACGATGCTACGGCAAAGAACACTGATGAAGGGGAGGACCATCTTTCCATCTCCGAAGGTCTGGGTGACTCGGGAAGGATTGAGAAGCCGAGAGAAGAAGCTGCCAACAAGCTGAGGACATACTCGGGGAGGGCGGTCACTTGCCAGGGCAGGAGCGTGAGGATCAACATTCCAGTCACCACGCCATCGAGGACCGTGTTTGCCATCCGTGAACTTCTGTTCGATGACATGCTAAGCCAGTCAAGGAAGACTGGGGGGAATGGTGGTGATGGCAGTGAGAAGTTGAGCATCAACAAGAAAAAAGTGCACCAGGCAGAGAAGATGATCAGAGGAGCCCTGGTTGAGCTATACAAGGGCTTGGGGTACCTCAAGACGTATCG GAGCTTGAACATGCTGGCTTTtgtgaagattttgaagaaatttgACAAG GTTACAGCAAAGGAAGTGCAGACAATTTACCTGAAAGTAGTGGAGAGCTCCTACTTTAATAGCTCTGACAAG GCAATCAGGCTAATGGACGATGTCGAGGAGCTGTTTGTGAGACATTTCGCAAGTGGTGACAAAAGGAAAGCAATGAAGTATCTGAAGCCAAATCAGAAAGAAGAATCACATGCTACCACATTTTTCATAG GACTATTCACTGGTGCCTTTGTAGCATTATTTATCGGCTACTGTATCATGGCGCACATAGCTGGGATGTACACTCAGCAGTCAAACAAGGTCTACATGTCAACATCCTACCCTGTCCTTAG CATGTTCAGCCTCTTCTTCCTGCATCTCTTCCTCTATGGATGCAACATCTTCATGTGGAGAAAGACACGCATAAACTACGCATTCATATTCGAATTTGCACCTACGAAAGAGCTCAAGTATCGTGATGTGTTCTTGATATGCACTACCTCTATGACGATTGTTGTTGGTGTCATGTTTGCACACCTGATACTCATTGTCAAAGGGTATTCTTCAAGTACAGTCCAAGCAATCCCAGGGTGCCTTCTTCTG GTGTTCTTATTAGTATTGGTCTGCCCTTTCAAAATCCTTTACCGATCAAGTCGTTGTCACTTCCTAATAGCGATCAGAAACATCATTCTAACCCCCTTTTACAAG GTTGTCATGGTTGATTTCTTCATGGCTGATCAGCTTTGTAGCCAG GTACCGCTGCTTAGGACCCTGGAATACCTGGCATGTTATTACATAACCAGCAGCTATAAGACACAAGACTATGGATACTGCACAAGAGTGAAACATTTTAGAGATTTGGCTTATGCAGTATCCTTCCTGCCCTACTACTGGAGAGCCATGCAG TGTGCAAGGAGGTGGTTTGACGAAGGGGACATAAACCACATTGTCAACCTTGGGAAGTACGTGTCAGCAATGCTTGCTGCAGGAACAAAAGTGGCATATGAGAATGATAACAGTGCTGGATGGCTGTCACTTGTCGTCATCGTGTCAAGTGTCGCCACTATCTACCAACTGTACTGGGACTTTGTCAAGGACTGGGGTCTTCTACAGTTTAACTCCAAAAACCCTTGGCTTCGTAACGATCTGATACTTAAACAAAAATACGTTTATTTCATATCCATG GGTTTGAACCTTCTTTTGAGGCTTGCTTGGCTTCAAACTGTCATCCACCCTAACATTGGAAGCCTGGATTCTAGAGTAACTCTGTTCTTTTTGGCAGCTCTTGAGGTGATTCGACGGGGCCTTTGGAACTTCTACAG GCTGGAGAACGAACACCTAAACAATGCAGGGAAGTTCAGAGCTGTGAAGGTTGTTCCACTTCCTTTTCATGAAGTCGAAGAGGACTAA
- the LOC123150725 gene encoding pentatricopeptide repeat-containing protein At4g13650: MHDHLAALLRGGGGGRHPRAVHGAAAKLGCLASIYLCNNLLLSYISGSLHAEARHLFDEMPQRNVVSWSVLVSGASRLGDLREAFLLFSDMLRSGERGSCDRPNSFVLGALVAGCARAKDTVAGSQAHASALKFGVAEDESVAGALVDMYSKCGRVDSSWRAFALSPQRCVASWTSIISCLVNQGCSEHRDAAIALLKRMLLLKVWPTNATFSCILKVFDAPELLPGGKQIHGCLLKMGTDVDPALGTALIAMYGRCGGVNEMARLSCRIRHDAFSRTSLLVAFARNGCNMEAVWNFREMVMENMAIDQSAVTSLLQVCSSLGQLRMAKEVHCYALKTFFKLDTLLLNATITVYGRCGDVMSAEIIFDRLENKDIISWTALLTCYTQNDLALETLLLFREMLRKGLGSPVFCITSVLRACSSTTNYAVGWQIHSRAVKLGIDDANSVENALLTMYAKCGSVHIALKIFNSMRSRGIISWNALITSFSQHGNEVAAIQLFDLMQEEAVYPDDYTFVGLLSSCSRMGLVAEGCEYFKLMNTKYSVKPKMEHYTCMVDLFARAGRFSDALEFIDAMPCHPDQLVWEALLASCRTHGNVELGRLAAKKILEIRPDDPSPYITLSSIHASIDMWEEKAWNRTVFDVQRVRKDVGSSWVAGEEFSDNTCDVLQVGIT; this comes from the coding sequence ATGCACGACCACCTGGCCGCCCtcctccgcggcggcggcggcggccgtcacCCGCGCGCAGTCCACGGCGCCGCCGCGAAGCTCGGCTGCCTCGCCTCCATCTACCTCTGCAACAACCTCCTCCTCTCCTACATCAGCGGCAGCCTCCACGCGGAAGCACGccacctgttcgacgaaatgccccaGCGCAACGTCGTCTCCTGGTCAGTCCTCGTCTCCGGCGCCTCTCGCCTCGGCGACCTCCGGGAGGCCTTTCTTCTCTTCTCCGACATGCTTCGTAGCGGGGAGCGCGGAAGCTGCGACCGCCCCAACTCGTTCGTGCTGGGCGCTCTGGTCGCCGGGTGCGCCCGTGCCAAAGACACCGTCGCGGGCTCGCAAGCGCATGCCTCCGCTCTCAAGTTTGGTGTGGCCGAGGACGAGAGCGTTGCGGGGGCGCTGGTGGATATGTACTCCAAGTGCGGGCGCGTGGACTCGTCGTGGCGGGCGTTTGCGCTCTCGCCGCAGAGGTGCGTCGCCAGCTGGACGAGCATAATCAGCTGCCTTGTCAACCAGGGATGTTCAGAGCACCGTGATGCAGCAATTGCCTTGCTAAAGAGGATGCTGCTCTTGAAGGTTTGGCCAACAAACGCAACGTTTTCTTGCATCCTCAAGGTATTTGATGCACCCGAGTTGCTCCCTGGTGGGAAGCAAATCCACGGCTGCTTATTGAAGATGGGAACTGATGTTGATCCTGCTTTAGGAACCGCCCTTATAGCGATGTATGGTAGATGTGGTGGAGTGAATGAGATGGCTAGGTTGTCTTGCCGGATAAGGCATGATGCCTTCTCCAGGACTTCACTTCTTGTAGCTTTTGCACGGAATGGATGCAACATGGAGGCAGTTTGGAACTTTCGTGAGATGGTCATGGAAAATATGGCGATTGATCAGTCAGCTGTAACTAGCCTACTGCAGGTTTGTTCATCATTGGGACAGCTGAGAATGGCCAAGGAGGTCCACTGCTATGCTCTGAAGACTTTCTTTAAGCTGGATACATTACTGCTCAATGCAACCATCACTGTTTATGGAAGATGTGGGGATGTCATGAGTGCAGAGATTATATTTGATCGTTTGGAAAACAAAGACATTATATCATGGACGGCATTATTAACTTGCTACACACAAAATGATCTTGCTCTGGAGACACTCTTGCTCTTCAGGGAAATGCTTCGGAAAGGCTTAGGATCTCCCGTCTTTTGCATTACCAGTGTGCTAAGGGCCTGTTCTAGCACCACAAATTATGCTGTTGGGTGGCAAATTCACTCGAGGGCGGTGAAGTTAGGAATTGATGATGCCAATTCAGTTGAGAATGCCCTTTTGACTATGTACGCCAAGTGCGGAAGTGTTCATATTGCACTGAAGATTTTCAATTCAATGAGAAGTAGAGGCATTATCTCGTGGAATGCACTAATCACAAGTTTTTCACAGCATGGAAATGAGGTGGCAGCCATTCAGCTATTTGATCTGATGCAAGAAGAAGCAGTTTATCCAGATGATTACACTTTTGTCGGGTTGTTATCATCTTGCAGCCGAATGGGCCTAGTTGCTGAGGGTTGTGAGTATTTCAAACTGATGAACACCAAGTACAGTGTGAAGCCTAAGATGGAGCACTACACATGCATGGTTGATCTTTTTGCCCGCGCTGGAAGATTTTCTGATGCACTTGAGTTTATTGATGCTATGCCTTGTCATCCGGACCAACTCGTGTGGGAAGCTTTGCTAGCTTCATGTAGGACTCATGGTAATGTGGAGTTGGGAAGGCTGGCAGCAAAGAAGATTCTTGAAATAAGACCAGATGATCCTTCACCATACATTACATTATCCAGCATTCATGCTTCAATTGACATGTGGGAAGAGAAGGCTTGGAATCGTACTGTGTTTGATGTCCAGCGAGTAAGAAAAGATGTGGGAAGTAGTTGGGTTGCTGGAGAAGAATTTTCAGATAATACATGCGATGTATTACAAGTTGGAATAACGTAA